CACGTCATCGGACTTGACGGTGAGCAGTTCCTGCAGGGTGTAGGCGGCACCGTAAGCTTCGAGCGCCCACACTTCCATTTCCCCGAAGCGCTGGCCACCGTACTGGGCCTTACCACCGAGCGGCTGCTGGGTGATGAGGCTGTACGGACCCACCGCACGGGCGTGGATCTTGTCGGCCACGAGGTGGTTCAGCTTCAGCATGTACATGCGTCCGACCACGACCTCCTGGTCAAAGGGATCACCGGTGCGACCGTCGTAGAGCTGAGCCTTACCGGACTCCGGCAGGCCTGCCTCACGCAGGTACTCGCGAACGCGTGTCTCGGGGATACCGTCGAAAATCGGGGTGGCCACGTGGATGCCGAGCTTATCGCAAGCCCAACCCAAGTGGGTTTCCAAAATCTGCCCGACGTTCATACGCGAAGGCACACCCAGCGGATTCAGGCAAATCTGAATCGGGGTACCATCGGCGAGGTACGGCATGTCCTCTTCGGGAACGATCTTGGCGACAACGCCCTTGTTACCGTGACGACCGGCCATCTTGTCACCGACCTGGATCTTACGCTTGGCGGCGATGTAGACCTTGACGTTCTTGACCACACCGGGGTCACCGGCGTCGCCCAGCTCAATGCCTTCGATCTTGCGCTCACGCTCGTTTTCGAGCTCGTCGAACTTCTTCTGATAGTTATCGACGATCTCCATGATCTTGATGCGAACCGGTGAAGGATCGATCGAGATGTTACGGGAGACGGCAGCAAGGCGGCGCAGGAGCGTCTTGGTGATCTTGCGGTTGGCCGGGATGATGACTTCGTTGCTCTCGCCGTTGATGACGTCGAGCGGAATCTTTTCCCCGAGCAAGATGTTCGAGAGAGCCTCGGTCAGGTCTTCGCGGAGCTTGTCGGCCTGGGTGCGGAACTCTTCGTTGATCTTCTTCTGCTGGCGGCGGCGGTCGGAGGGAGAAAGCTTTTCCTTCTCGCGGTCCACGCGGCTGGAAACCTTCACGTCCATCACGATACCGGCACAGCCGGAGGGAACGACGAGCGAGGTGTCCTTAACGTCGGCAGCCTTCTCACCGAAGATGGCGCGCAGGAGCTTTTCTTCCGGGGCCAGTTCGGTTTCGGACTTCGGGGTGATCTTACCCACGAGGATGTCGCCGGGCTTGACCTCGGCACCGACACGGATGACACCGTCGCGGTTGAGGTTCTTCAGGGCTTCGTCACCGACATTCGGGATGTCACGTGTGATTTCTTCCGGCCCGAGCTTGGTGTCACGAGCGGTGACCTCAAACTCCTCGATGTGGATGGAGGTAAAGACGTCTTCCTTGATGAGCTTTTCGCTGATCAGGATGGCGTCCTCAAAGTTGTAACCATTCCACGGCATGAAGGCCACCAGCGCATTACGACCGATAGCGAGGTCGCCCTGATCGGTGGAGGCACCGTCAGCGATGACTTCACCGGCCTTGACCTTCTGGCCCTTCTGGACGATGGGCTTCTGGTTAAAGCAGGTGGCCGCATTCGAGCGGAGGAACTTGCGCAGCTCGTAGACGTAGATGCCCTTCTTTGTGTCGGACTTGGTCGGCACGCGTGCGGGCAGGTTACCGTCTTCGGTCACGATGATGCGCTTGGCGTCAGAGGAGGCGACCACGCCGTCGATGTCGCTGAGGACAACGGTGCGGGAGTCGGCAGCCACGCGAGCTTCAATACCGGTACCCACAAACGGGGCCTCGGTCTGCAGAAGCGGAGCGCCCTGGCGTTGCATGTTCGAGCCCATGAGCGCGCGGTTGGCGTCGTCGTGCTCGAGGAACGGAATCAGACCGGCAGCCACGGAAACGAGCTGCTTCGGGGAAACGTCCATGTAATCGACGTCAGTCGGATCGGCTTCGTACACTTCGTCCAGGCGGCGGACGGTGACGTGGCCGGTCAGCTTGCTGGTCTTCTCGTCGATGATCGAGTTGGCCTGGGCAATGACGTGATTTTCCTCCTGGTCGGCCGTCAGGTAAACAACGTCCTGGCTGACCTTACCGTCCTCAACGGTACGGTACGGAGTTTCGATGAACCCGAACTCGTTAATCCGCGCGTAGGTGGACAGCGAGTTGATCAGACCGATGTTCGGACCTTCAGGGGTTTCAATCGGGCAAATACGACCGTAGTGCGAGGTGTGAACGTCGCGGACTTCGAAGCCGGCACGTTCACGGTTCAAACCGCCGGGCCCGAGGGCGGAGAGGCGGCGCTTATGGGTCAGCTCGGCCAGCGGATTGATCTGGTCCATGAACTGGGAGAGCTGGCTGCGGGCGAAGAAGTCACGGATAACCGTGGAGAGCGCCTTCGGGTTGATCAGCTTCTGAGGCGTGATCGAGTCAACGCTCTGATCGTAAAGGGTCATGCGCTCCTTAACCAGACGCTCGGTGCGGGCCAGGCCGATGCGGCACTGGTTGGCCAGCAGCTCGCCGACGGTACGCACGCGGCGGGAACCAAGGTGGTCGATATCGTCGATGATACCGTCACCCTGCTTCAGGCGGCAAAGGTAGCGGGTGGCCTCGGTGATGTCTTCGACGTTGATCGTGCGCTCTTCCAGATCAGTCGTCAGGTGAAGCTTCTGATTGATCTTGTAGCGACCGACGCGGCCGAGGTCATAGCGCTTCGGGTCCTGGAAGAGGCGCTTGAGGAGGGCCTTGGCGTTGGCAACCGTAGGCGGTTCACCGGGACGCAGGCGCTTGTAAATGTCGCGGAGGGCTTCCTCTTCGTTGCGGGTCGGGTCCTTCTTGAGGGAGCGGATGATGGCACCGTCGTCAACGGTGGTGTCGATCACCTTGACCTCATTCAGGCCAGCCTTTTCGAAGGCGCGAATGATGGTCTTGGTCAGCGGCTCGAAGGAACGGGCCAGCACGACGCCGCGCTCGGCGTCAACGATGTCTTCAACCAGAACCAGACGGGAGACGTCTTCCATCTTGAGGGCCTTCTTGATGTCGAGGTCTTCAAGGGTGTAGAAGAGGTTCAGGATGTCAAAGTCCGTGCTGTAGCCCATCGCGCGCAGCAGCGTCGTGATGAGGAACTTGCGGCGGCGACGACGGCGGTCGAGGTAAACGTAAAGCAGGTCGTTCTGGTCGAACTGAACTTCGAGCCAGGTACCGCGGTCCGGGATGATGCGGAAGGAATGCAGCATCTTACCGGAGGTGTGGGCAGTCTCCTCAAAGCAGATACCGGGCGAACGGTGCAGCTGGGAAACGATGACACGCTCGGCGCCATTGATGATGAAGGAACCGCGATCGGTCACCATGGGCAGCTCGCCCATGTAAATTTCCTCGTCCTTGATGACGTCTTCCTCGCGCAGGCGCAGCTTCACATAAAGCGAGACCGAGTAGGTCACCCCTTCGCGGATAGCCTGCATCTCCGTCATCTTCGAGAGGACGGCGTTGTAGGAAACATACTCCAGAGCGCAACGCTCGTCATAGCTCTGGATGGGGAAGACTTCGCGGAACACCGCTTCCAGCCCGATGGGCTTGCGCTGGCTGGCAGGCGTGTCCAATTGGAGAAACTCCTGGAACGAGACGATCTGGTTTTCGATCAGATTGGGAGGAGCAATGACCTCCTTGAGTTTGCCGAAGTTTTTGCGGTCAATCATGTTTCTGCCTGGATGCTTGTTGATGGAGTGGCGTGCTCATCGCCACCGGAACTGCCCTACTCTGGCGGGCCGGACAGTCCCGGTGAAGATAAGCGATTAATTGAATGGGATAAAAACGCAGAGAGCGGACCCGCCGAGGGCGGGCCCGCTTTTCCACGGATTAGAAAGCGCTGTTAGCAATTTCGTTATCGTCGATAATACGTAATTACTTAACTTCGACTTCGGCGCCGGCGTCCTTCAGCTTCTTTTCAAGTTCAGCAGCCTCTTCCTTGGAGACGGCTTCCTTGACGGGCTTGGGAGCACCTTCGACCAGGTCCTTAGCTTCCTTGAGGCCCAGGCCGGTGATGCCACGGACTTCCTTAATGACGGCAATCTTATTACCGCCGGCAGCCTTCAGGATAACGTCGAATTCAGTTTTTTCCTCGGCAGGAGCAGCAGCGTCACCGCCAGCGGCGGGACCAGCAGCAACAGCGACCGGAGCAGCGGCGCTGACGCCCCACTTTTCTTCCAGGTCCTTGACGAGGCCGGCAATTTCGAGAACGGACTGGCCCGAGAGCCATTCGATGACTTGATCCTTAGTGATGTCGCTCATGATGTTTCCTTGAATGACAGGTGTGTTTTTTTAAGGAGCAGCTGCTCCCCTGCGCGGTTCTTTGGATACGTTTTAGAGTATCTTTACGTTGTTTATTTAATTTTCCGGAGTGGAAAGGTTTGGTTTATTCTTCGCCGCCTTCTGCGCGAACCTTGGCCTGGAGCACGTTCACGAAGTCCTGAGGACCAGCGATAAGAACGCGGACCATCTGCGTACCGGGCTGTGTGAACAGACCCAGCAGCTGGCTGCGGAGGGCATCCAGGCTCGGGAGCTTGGAGAGGGCTTCGACTTCGTCGCGGGAGAGGGCCTTGTCCCCGAGCACGCCGGTCTTGATGTCGACCTTTTCCTTGTCCTTGAAGAACTTGAAAAGGACCTTGGCGACCTCGGAGGGGTTGGGCCCGCCCACCACAATCGCGGTCTGGCCGTTGAGGACGGCTTCGTCCACGGGCAGCTCACGGGCGCGGGAAGCGACCTTGAAGATATTGTTTTTGACGACGTGGAACTCGGCCTCCTTGGCGGCCAGCAGTCCACGCAGCTCGGCCGTGTCTTCCACGGTCAGGCGGCTGAAGTCCGTCAGAAAGACGTATTCGGACTTATCGAGGTGCTGATTAACCTCGTCGACGAGAAACTGTTTTTCGGGTCTCATGGCGCTTAGTTGAGGCTGAGGGTTTTCGTGTCGACCTTAACGCCGGGGCTCATGGTCGAGCTGATGGTGACGCTCTTGATGAACACGCCGCCCTTGAAGGACTCGGGCTTGGCCTTGGCGATGACGTCGATCGCGGTGGTGGCATTCTGCACCAGCTGGTCAACGCTGAAGGAGCGCTTACCCACGACAACGGCGAGGTTGGCGGTCTTGTCCATCTTGAACTCGACGCGGCCAGCCTTGACTTCCTGGATACCGCTGGCGATGTCGTCGGTC
This genomic interval from Ruficoccus sp. ZRK36 contains the following:
- the rplJ gene encoding 50S ribosomal protein L10, whose product is MRPEKQFLVDEVNQHLDKSEYVFLTDFSRLTVEDTAELRGLLAAKEAEFHVVKNNIFKVASRARELPVDEAVLNGQTAIVVGGPNPSEVAKVLFKFFKDKEKVDIKTGVLGDKALSRDEVEALSKLPSLDALRSQLLGLFTQPGTQMVRVLIAGPQDFVNVLQAKVRAEGGEE
- the rplL gene encoding 50S ribosomal protein L7/L12 → MSDITKDQVIEWLSGQSVLEIAGLVKDLEEKWGVSAAAPVAVAAGPAAGGDAAAPAEEKTEFDVILKAAGGNKIAVIKEVRGITGLGLKEAKDLVEGAPKPVKEAVSKEEAAELEKKLKDAGAEVEVK